From one Musa acuminata AAA Group cultivar baxijiao chromosome BXJ2-6, Cavendish_Baxijiao_AAA, whole genome shotgun sequence genomic stretch:
- the LOC135614132 gene encoding cleavage and polyadenylation specificity factor subunit 3-I-like produces the protein MASAMTGQTSSLKRRDTTAATAGPREGDQLIVTPLGAGSEVGRSCVYMSYRGKIVLFDCGIHPAYSGMAALPYFDEIDPSTIDVLLVTHFHLDHAASLPYFLEKTTFKGRVFMTHATKAIYKLLLSDYVKVSKVSVEDMLYDEQDILRTMDKIEVIDFHQTVEVNGIRFWCYTAGHVLGAAMFMVDIAGVRVLYTGDYSREEDRHLRAAEIPQFSPDICIIESTYGVQLHQPRLIREKRFTDVIHSTISQGGRVLIPAFALGRAQELLLILDEYWSNHPEFHNIPIYYASPLAKRCMAVYQTYINAMNERIRNQFANSNPFDFKHISPLKSIENFDDVGPSVVMASPGSLQSGLSRQLFDKWCSDKKNACVLPGYVVEGTLAKTILNEPKEVTLMNGLTAPLNMQVYYNSFSAHADFAQTSAFLNELMPPNIILVHGEANEMGRLKQKLIGQFADKNTKIMTPKNCQSVELYFTSEKMAKTIGRLAEKTPEVGETVSGLLVKKGFTYQIMAPDDLHVFSQLSTANITQRISIPYSGAFSVIKHRLKQIYESVEAPIEEPDVPTLIVHDRVTIRQETEKYVTMQWPSDPISDMVSDSVVAMILNISREGPKVTAVAEAEKTQEEMEKMAHKVIYSLLVSLFGDVKVGEEGKLIVTVDGDVARLDGKNGEVECDNEGLKERVKTAFRRIQSAVRPIPLSAS, from the exons ATGGCATCCGCCATGACCGGCCAGACTTCGTCTCTCAAGCGGCGGGATACAACGGCCGCGACGGCGGGGCCGAGGGAGGGGGATCAGCTTATCGTCACCCCGTTGGGGGCGGGCAGTGAGGTGGGCAGGTCCTGCGTCTACATGTCCTACAGAGGAAAGATCGTCTTG TTTGATTGTGGGATTCATCCGGCCTACTCTGGGATGGCTGCACTGCCTTATTTCGACGAGATTGATCCCTCGACTATTGATGTGCTTCTCGTCACACA TTTTCATCTTGATCATGCTGCATCGCTTCCATACTTCTTGGAAAAG ACTACGTTTAAAGGTCGGGTTTTCATGACTCATGCTACAAAGGCTATTTACAAGCTTCTTTTGTCGGACTATGTCAAAGTGAGCAAAGTTTCAGTTGAGGATATGCTCTATGATGAGCAAGACATACTTCGCACGATGGATAAAATTGAG GTTATTGATTTTCATCAGACTGTGGAAGTAAATGGGATTCGCTTTTGGTGCTACACTGCTGGTCATGTCCTAGGCGCTGCCATGTTCATGGTTGACATTGCTGGTGTCCGGGTGCTCTACACTGGAGACTACTCCCGTGAGGAAGATCGCCATCTCCGTGCTGCTGAAATCCCCCAGTTCTCACCGGACATCTGTATCATTGAGTCCACATATGGCGTGCAGCTCCACCAGCCCCGCCTTATACGGGAGaaacgatttacggatgtcatccacTCGACAATCTCTCAAGGCGGTCGTGTGCTCATCCCTGCTTTTGCTCTTGGCAGAGCCCAAGAGTTGCTCCTTATCCTTGATGAGTATTGGTCGAACCACCCTGAGTTCCATAACATTCCGATATATTATGCCTCTCCCCTTGCCAAAAGGTGCATGGCTGtctatcagacctacataaaTGCAATGAATGAGAGGATCAGGAACCAATTTGCAAATTCGAACCCCTTTGACTTCAAGCACATTTCTCCATTGAAGAGCATAGAGAATTTTGATGATGTTGGTCCCTCAGTTGTGATGGCAAGTCCAGGTAGCTTACAAAGTGGTCTCTCGAGGCAACTATTTGATAAATGGTGCTCAGATAAGAAAAATGCTTGTGTGCTTCCTGGGTATGTAGTGGAGGGTACTCTCGCCAAAACTATCCTCAATGAGCCCAAAGAAGTCACCCTCATGAATGGTCTCACTGCTCCTCTTAACATGCAAGTATACTACAACTCTTTTTCAGCTCATGCAGACTTTGCACAGACAAGTGCTTTTTTAAATGAGCTTATGCCACCAAACATAATTCTTGTACATGGAGAAGCCAATGAGATGGGAAGGCTTAAGCAGAAGCTTATAGGCCAATTTGcggataaaaatacaaaaatcatGACACCTAAGAATTGCCAATCAGTAGAGTTGTACTTCACTTCTGAGAAAATGGCTAAAACTATTGGAAGGCTAGCTGAGAAGACACCAGAAGTAGGAGAAACAGTTAGTGGCTTACTTGTCAAGAAGGGTTTTACATATCAGATAATGGCACCGGATGATCTTCATGTCTTCTCTCAGCTTTCTACTGCAAACATTACCCAGAGGATCTCCATCCCTTATTCTGGTGCTTTTTCAGTTATAAAGCATAGGCTGAAGCAAATATATGAAAGCGTTGAGGCTCCTATAGAAGAGCCTGATGTACCTACATTGATTGTGCATGACAGAGTGACAATACGGCAGGAAACGGAGAAATATGTGACAATGCAGTGGCCATCTGACCCAATTAGCGATATGGTATCTGACTCTGTGGTTGCTATGATCTTGAACATCAGCCGAGAAGGTCCAAAGGTAACAGCTGTTGCAGAAGCTGAGAAGACACAAGAAGAGATGGAGAAAATGGCCCATAAAGTCATCTACAGTTTACTCGTTTCCCTTTTTGGGGACGTCAAGGTTGGAGAGGAAGGAAAGTTGATTGTCACTGTTGATGGGGACGTCGCACGGCTGGATGGAAAGAATGGTGAAGTAGAGTGTGATAACGAGGGTTTAAAGGAGAGGGTGAAAACAGCATTCCGGCGGATCCAGAGTGCTGTGAGGCCTATCCCACTTTCAGCATCCTGA